In Macrobrachium nipponense isolate FS-2020 chromosome 36, ASM1510439v2, whole genome shotgun sequence, a genomic segment contains:
- the LOC135203439 gene encoding calponin homology domain-containing protein DDB_G0272472-like, with protein MELRRQREMEHDQYEETILGLKREVQVLADDNQKLKREMEDQQSGLLEELSRLQDGNKEKEMKIDLLEKKLQLLQDESSPHLEDKQRKEIEALESKCSRLLKAMEDKNVHLRQAKKDMKRLRQEIEDKQTGLMEELKRLQNENTEKEMKVDLLLNLLQSGNDEKEMKIDLLEKELSRLQKENDEKEMKIVLLETEKMEESRKVVLLETTVANLEHHLKTQERQGFVMEEEIVVLKEDIARLEDEKKQLESNLALSHLELDRIVTQREGPNAHPNDEAPGISHQVEKEEDREPDSTAKRAQEDGVSIENEGRDTPKYRRLLSEIGNLKRGQKRLREQLLEGRKKYEELESIALSLQRKNNRKDRRGKRRDWFQKRMDNFQSYENESGEDTKLPRPADIAFSHSEKCSSLVPCECGDVCEGESILTEEDFEEWLRAKDIEIAHTIMAKEGDIFFMVQKKRKGPDLEGHKLQRTEMRRQERETIEEILIDKLEVRFRKMMEERLREIEERVEVKIRKRIKKEIEKENREMMEKIIKEKIQEMCAEETSENYIEEAPGKEMEIMTEEKKKEKEKELLGKIWKRLIKRRKEIMKRREMYRKMRRRLRERQAERKTEFVRKLEELALEKFIKENQPAIKRKGKKQR; from the coding sequence ATGGAATTAAGAAGACAGCGCGAAATGGAACATGACCAATATGAAGAGACGATTCTTGGTCTGAAAAGGGAAGTGCAGGTCTTGGCGGACGACAATCAGAAACTGAAGAGAGAAATGGAGGACCAGCAAAGCGGTCTCTTGGAAGAACTGAGTCGTCTCCAAGATGGAAACAAGGAAAAGGAGATGAAAATCGATCTCCTTGAGAAAAAACTGCAGCTTCTCCAAGACGAGAGTAGTCCACATCTGGAAGACAAACAACGGAAAGAGATCGAGGCTCTCGAAAGCAAGTGCTCTCGGTTGTTGAAGGCGATGGAGGACAAAAATGTCCACCTTAGACAAGCTAAGAAGGACATGAAGAGACTGAGGCAAGAAATTGAGGACAAGCAAACTGGTCTCATGGAAGAACTAAAACGCCTTCAGAATGAAAACACTGAAAAGGAGATGAAAGTTGATCTACTTCTGAATCTTCTTCAGAGTGGAAACGATGAAAAGGAGATGAAGATTGATCTCCTTGAGAAAGAATTGAGTCGTCTCCAGAAGGAAAATGATGAAAAGGAGATGAAGATTGTTCTCCTTGAGacagagaaaatggaagaaagcAGAAAAGTGGTGCTTCTGGAAACCACTGTAGCAAACTTAGAACACCACTTAAAGACCCAGGAGAGACAAGGCTTCGTCATGGAAGAAGAAATAGTTGTCCTGAAAGAGGACATAGCGAGACTGGAGGATGAAAAGAAGCAATTGGAGAGCAATCTGGCCTTATCTCATTTAGAATTGGACAGAATAGTGACCCAGAGGGAAGGTCCAAACGCTCATCCCAATGATGAGGCACCTGGAATCTCACACCaggtggagaaggaggaggacagAGAGCCTGACAGTACTGCCAAGAGGGCCCAAGAAGACGGAGTTAGTATTGAAAATGAAGGCAGAgatacaccaaaatatagaagatTGTTGAGCGAAATAGGAAATTTAAAAAGAGGACAGAAACGGCTTCGAGAGCAGTTGCTTGAAGGGCGGAAAAAATACGAGGAATTGGAGAGCATTGCACTAAGCCTCCAAAGGAAAAATAACAGGAAGGATAGAAGAGGGAAGAGAAGGGATTGGTTCCAAAAGAGAATGGATAATTTCCAAAGCTACGAGAATGAAAGTGGAGAAGACACCAAGCTCCCCAGGCCTGCTGATATTGCATTCTCTCACTCTGAAAAGTGCAGCTCACTGGTGCCCTGCGAGTGCGGGGATGTTTGTGAAGGCGAAAGTATTTTGACGGAAGAAGACTTTGAAGAGTGGCTCAGAGCAAAAGACATTGAAATTGCACACACCATAATGGCGAAGGAAGGAGACATTTTCTTTATGGTGCAGAAGAAACGGAAAGGACCTGACCTTGAAGGGCACAAGCTGCAACGGACAGAAATGAGAAGGCAAGAAAGAGAGACGATAGAGGAAATACTTATAGACAAGCTAGAGGTGAGATTTAGAAAGATGAtggaagagagactgagagagatagaggagagagttGAAGTGAAGATAAGGAAGAGAATTAAAAAGGAGATTGAGAAAGAAAATAGAGAGATGATGGAGAAGATAATTAAAGAGAAGATACAGGAGATGTGTGCAGAGGAAACTTCTGAAAATTATATAGAAGAGGCACCTGGCAAGGAGATGGAAATAAtgacagaggagaagaaaaaggagaaggaaaaggagtTACTTGGTAAGATATGGAAGAGACTGATAAAGCGGAGAAAGGAGATAATGAAGAGACGGGAGATGTATAGGAAGATGAGAAGGCGACTGAGGGAGAGGCAGgcagaaaggaagactgaattCGTGAGAAAACTGGAAGAGTTGGCACTTGAGAAGTTTATCAAAGAAAATCAACCAGCAATTAAAAGGAAAGGTAAAAAGCAAAGATAA